The sequence below is a genomic window from Sphingobacterium sp. ML3W.
TCCTAAAATTTCTGTATTCATTTTTTTTAATTAAATATGGTTTTAAACATCTATCCGAACGGACTGACCAATGCCAATACAATCAGGAATACCAAAGCAATTCGGTTTACATTTTTCATTTATTATCTTTTTCATTTGTTGTATTTATGTTATTAGAATCTTTACTTTAATACATCAAATAGATAATTTGAGATAAAAAAGAGTATGTTTTAAAATTTCTCTGGTTTGAGCAATACGTAGCAGATGTAAACAAATACACCTATAGCTATTATGAATAATGCTGTCATAGACTTATTTTTTGTATTAAACAATTTGTATTCT
It includes:
- the kdpF gene encoding K(+)-transporting ATPase subunit F, encoding MTALFIIAIGVFVYICYVLLKPEKF